TAAATCAtacatctttataattatataaatttttaattaaaattcccctcccctctctctattaaaataaacttaaagttaaataaagaatgaCGTCGTGTGTTAATCTTTTAACTCCacacaaaatttatagttaataaagggcctttttttcttcaatcgcTTATAATCGGAATTTATTGATGCCTCGACATTTTCATGCAGGAAAAGTTATCCCTAAATTggcgaaaaaaattgttattaaaaaaatattcagtgCTTTTGGAATATTTggtatacatacacaaacatGAGCgtgcatgtgtatataatatataagaatttattaacttcTACCATCATTATCCATATTCACTTTcctgaaatatttcattcattgCGAAAATGGGATTTACAATTACATTACAAAATCGGGTTTTTTCAAGTGTGATAAATACTATTgtactaaatattatttattccttataatacatttatacctCAAATGTGGTATGTCAAACtgcaaatgttataaaaactgTACAGTCTTATACATcctaataatatctttaaaaatatacaatgtgtaCTACCTAAAAGTAAAATGAATTGGTtttcaaataacaaatttgCATTGCAATGAGTGAAtttccaattaattaatttggttTTGATTCTTCAGTGTCGTTAATTGCTCCGAATATTCGAGGTATAACCTTTGCCAACGAAGATGACTACCAATTATGGCTAATACATCACCCAAAAgtttatgcttttttattcCCTACATtcgacataaaaaataaattaattataaagtatgattaaagaaaaataaattaatttgattattaattaaagatcattaattacatcattattaagattattattaagatcatTATTtagatcaatattaaaattaatgatatataatattaccaaAATTACAGGTTCCCACATGCTTTTAGAAGCTGATGTGTGACTTGGGCCCAAAAGGTCGTCCAAAATTAATCTTAGACGTTTCTCCAAaccatctaaaaaatatttgtaaataactgtaaaaattattcaataggTAAATGCATGAAAACATGACACATATTGCATGATGCACCTtgcgttaataaaaatgacactAAGGCCATGAGCCAATAAACATATTCTTGTGCACTTCCAAGAGCTTTAGATGCGAGTAATTGTTGTTCTAAATAAGAAACCACACTTGGTGCACTATGTGGTAATCGTGGATTTGGCAAAGTATTGCCTGCAGTTCTGAGTAATCCTTCTTGCAGTGATGATAAAGGTCCCCTAGGAGCTCTATTTCCAGATGTGCTCAGTACATTGAATGACGACCATCGCCATACAGGATCTTGGCTATCTCCAATTAATAGCCATGTTCCTATACAATATTCAATGATTGTTACAATCATGCctgaatgaaaaaagaaaaaaggaaaaataaatttgtcataCCCATgtctttatgatatatatatgctcgTGCATTAGTAAATGCTATATGAGGCATTCCATTGTATAAAGTGCACGACAGTAAAGATGTTCCAGGCGCAGCCAAATGAGCGGCTGAAGTTGAAACAATCATTCTACATGTATTCCCTATTTCCCACACACGAACTGCACCACAGCTTGATATCACCATCacctattatataaattatttcacaactataaataaacacaatattagtttgtttaaaatttaaaatcatttaaaatcattataactTAATTTCTCATGCTATAgatacaaaatacatttatgccactaaattttgtttattcaaaaataaacttattattgcattattattaccgAACCCAAGTtagcaaaaattataagaatctgcgaattcacgcgcgcgcgtatacaAATACACAGATACATACGCGCGTATACAGATACATACGTATCTGTGTGTTTctcataatttgtaaaattatgattatatagaaaaaacaaTCGATTAACAATCGGAAATTGAACAAAATACCGCGTTTCCAACAGCATGAAGTTTTGCCAATGGTGCTGGCGGTGCTAATGGTGGTGCAGGTCGGGATCCTTTCACAGGATGAAATGTGTGAAGACTTCCATCTTCCAAACCCAAGGCTATTACAGCCGGTGATGCCGCTAACGCTACAGCACTATATCCTAAGTAAAGATCCCACGTCGATTCAGAATCTGTGCCTCTGAATACTTGCAAATGAGCTAAGCCCTGACTATTAGTGACCGTCACGGCATAATGACCTGCCTGCTGAGACAATGAGCTGGATGGCTTCAGCGGAGGAAGTAACATTTGACCTCCAGTCTTTTCAGACACAAATTTAGGTTTTTTATTCGGTGAAGAGTGATGTATTTTCGGCGTTGTTTGCTCCTTGCGTTTCAATGTAAGGGAAACTGCCGGAACATCAACAGCGGCTGATTTTACTGATGACGAAGTAACATTGGGCGCGACAACATCGTTGCGTTTCTCTATCacaattaaactttttgtttgTACTTTGCTTGTGAATGTCTGTGTGCCTAAACTGCTGCTGATATTTGTGTctctaaaaattgataaataaattcaatgcaagattaaagattaattaaagattaaatttaaaattaataaagattaaattaaaatctctcgCGACAAATTAACTTACGTTGTATCTGCTGGTGGTGGAATAAACATAGGTGTAATTCTTCTTTTACCATCCGAAGTCCTCGtttcaatttgtttattaataggTCCCTTAACCAAAGTAGTTGAACTATTAGTGGTCGGTGGAATGCTTGGAGCAGATGGCATTTGAAGAGATTGATTTGATACCGGTGGTTTCAAATTAAGAAGTTCTGGTGCTTCCATCACCATACAACTTCCCTGAACTAATGGTTTACCATACAATCGTTCATGAAGGCTACtctacaaataaaaagaaataaataactaattcttaagtaaaatgtgtaaaaataagaaaagtttcATATATAGCATGTATAATTACTTGTTCAGCAGGATCAAGAGGTTGTCCTAATTCCTGTTGAGTAAATTCAATAAACACAGCAGTTCCATCCCAAGAACATGCAGTAAGGCGAAGACCACACGGTGACCAACTAGCATCTAACACAGAATGTGTAAACAACTCATGTATTACAACCAAAGGTCTTTTCAATGATGTTAACCATACAGATAAAGAACGATCTCGTGATCCTATTGCAACACAGCAATATTGCTGTGGTTTGGAGGAACCTGGCTGTTTCTTCTGCAGAATATTACCATTAAATCtctacaaagaaaaaaaaagaggaattatcccataaatatgtatgccaTATGCTTAcataaatgtttcaatattatttttgatagaaatatattctctcaatttaagaaacaaaaataatatttttagtacatACAACACAAGTTACTGCTTTCCTATGTCCAACAAAATCTTTATCTTGTGTCCAACCATCTCTTTCTATTATTTGTGCTGTAGGTCCTCCTCCATTCATTGCATGGGCAGATACTAAATACTGACCATCTGGACTCCAAGAAAGTCTTAGGACGTGAGTCGTTCCACCACATTCATCAAAAGGTTCAGATATCAATGCTGCTTCTGTCCAATCCGTAGTATGCCACACCCTCAATGTTTTGTCGTCAGATTGAGACGCTAAATATTTTCCCACAGGATCCCAAGTAATCCCTTTTACAAAACCTGTGTGACCTTTTAATACAGCAACAACTGCAGGAAATTTTGAAGCATCCCATACTATTACACTGTTATCCACCGAAGCTGAAGCTAGCCATGGACTGTGTGGTGCCCATGCAAGATCTAACACATCAGCTTCATGCGAACGTAAAGTTGCAATGCATCTCCAAGCTTCCACACTGGCTTTTCCACCAAAAATTGAACTTCCACCTGATCCTGATAATCTCCAAATCATAATAAGTTTATCTACACCACCTGATGCCAATAATCCACTGTTGCTCCACCTCACACAATTTACACAGGCtatatgtaaacaaataaaacatatatatataatttttatatacatatatgtcaatttataataaaagataaaataaatctttacctAAATGATTATCTAATTGGCAAAGCATTTTTGGAACATTAGAATCCAATTCAGCAGTCTCATCAATTACTGGTACCATGTTCCATATAACAACTCTTCCAGAATCACCacctaatatttaaatgtaataatatataaagaataagaacaaaattttaagtattactctatatatatatatatatatatatatatatatatatatatatatatattattattattattattattattattattattattattattattattattattattttaacaaatatatatctattaaaaaataggatagctaaaaagaagaaaacaagATACCTTGACCACCAGTTGCAAATCTTCTCCCATCAGGATGTATATCAATGGAAAATATTGGATATCctgatgaaaaaaagatgaatataaGGTcagtaaaagagagaattgtaatcattcaaaatatatcgtgCGAATGCAATATACTTTACAAACCATCATGAGTAACCCAATTCGGTTTGACTagcttcattttcttttttttatcgtttgaGACTACGTAATTGTTCACAACTCGATAAAGAATCcttaaattttgttacattttaagTCTATATAAATCTACAATAATTCTCATACAAAGAGAACATGCCTCTAACCTCTGgcacaatttaaaaacttataagGTATAACCTTTCAGACGTATACTTCAAGGCTTACCACACACGAAATTCCATATTCTATAAGCATAAAGGtactttttcaatcttttcatACTTGCACTGCCGCTTTTCAGTGACATAGGGTGCTTTCTGTTACAACAACCGCTCGTTGAACGTTCAGTGAATCTGTTCGTGATTggtgtatatttttacatctgtCCAAAATTTATAAGCTATGCCAATCATGAGATTTGTTTTTTATGGCTAAACTTTttgcactatatatatatgtatatatacatatttatttaaattattataaattatcataaaattgaagtttatttaaaaacttaaggAGATATagacagatatatatacacgcacacatgtCTACATatgtcttaaaaatatttttggcatTATAATGATGgctatcattatatattatataatgtttctattttatttatatttatatttatatatatatatatatatataataattagttttttttaattaaatataattttatattgcaagttTGCAAAAAGTTGTCAATTTGATTCCTTTATGGACCACGAAGTTGAGCTAGTAGAGCCTCATTCTTGCGACATTCAATAGTGAGCTGTCTGACTGCCGCAACGTATTTCCGTTGTTGCTCTATAAGAATAACCAGTTGTCGACTAAGCGCATCTCgtcgatttttttcatcagTACATCGTTTTTCgacctaaataaaaaattagatttttttttattctgtaacATTACCTAATCATTGattcatcattttatatattaccatTCCTTTGTTGCGTTTTACCCCAGCAACAATTGTTTCAAATTGTTTCAGGAACTGTTCCTTGCCACTTGATGATGCCATAGctctattgtaaattatatactttattaatattaagaatatttttaatgccaTTAACATTTGTGTGATACATACTCATTATAGTTATCCTGAATAGAATTTAGCAATGATAATTCCTTACTTATATACAGTTTCGTGTCATCAagagtattatataatgtataatattgtttagttTCTTTATGTTTGGCTGAAACTGCAatcagaatttttcaaaattaattttatcaacttaattttatatcagtgtattaaatacttattatatgtGTTCATCAATTAAAGTAAATCTATTTAACCTTGATTATAAAGTTCCATAAAGCGTCGCTGATATTGCGTTAGTTCAGAACGTCCTGGAACATCATCCATTTGCCTCATTAAGGACGCAataattctattctttttagCCAGCTGTAATCGCATTCGTATTACAGCCTCTTTTtgttctttatattctttgacGCAATCTTCTTCTTCTGCTGGAGCATCATCTTCAACTTCTTGTAACAAATCGCGAAAAAGATTTAAGTCTGACTTGCATTGCTCTCGGAAATTGTGTTCTTGTTCTTTCAATCCATCATGTACAGAGAGAAGCTCTTCTAATCGTTTAAAAAcactaaaaaagaaattattttgtataatatatataaaacaattattaatatataatagactaatatataatttaattaaagattaaataattttattatttcttaatacctatcattatcattaattccAATTTCTTGGATTTTTTTGAACGAATTCTCAATAGCTTCTCTTTTTGCACgatgttcttttattttttctattatttctgtGAGTTTATTCAACAagccatctctctcttttgttaaCTTGCAGATTCTAGATTGCAATGTtgctttttgtttatataatgcaatcaAAGCATGTGACATATCAGTTATACCACTATCCTAATAaaagtgtaaataaaataataattttatattttatcttatacttcaattatattacaaaaatcacatgtattctatataaaaatttacctcTGTTTTAGAAATAGACATAGctgcatatttttctgttGCTTTGGCAATTTCTTGTACTTGTATGTCAACTATGTTTCCAACTGTATTTACACTTAAACGCATCTGGATTAAaagattcaattaaaatttaaaaaaatagaatttttatacaaaacttttttttatataaactcaaaaatattttatatatcttatatttaattatatgttaaaatattatatatttattgagactttttttaaaatatatttttaagtataatttaattttgaataacaatatttttcgtgtaaatttcaaataaagaatcattaatttttttcaagcttATGCTacgaataagaaatataagaatacaaatatattgtgcatttattgttaataaagagtttttaatctaaaaattcctttgtattaaaatttatttaaaaaagtgtgATATTTAAGATAAGTTTAAaacttctattatatattttttttaattttacataccgAATTTTCTTCTATGATGGCTAAAGCAGCAGTAATCTGTTCAGTAGTGttctataaaaacattaactattatataaatttttctaataatactaataaatggataaatatagaaatgataaaaatgattcatactttttcatttttttcattattcaattCATGTTTTGAATTGTTGCTTTTAGATTTTGTCAATACTGATGTAGTTTTAATAGCATCAAAAGGTGCTTCATATTCCAGTACTGTTCCAATAAATCTGCTTGATTCATCTTTGATAAAACCTTCTTTTTGCCTGAATAAACGTCGTGGCTCATAAGCTTTCTATcatcaaatgtaaaattgcatatattagttaaaaaactaaaaatcttAAGTGtgtttctctaaaaataaatcacaccTTCaccaaatgtatatttttaatgacagtTTTGTTAGTTATTGCTccattttcgatattttcacTAAACGAATGTTTCTTATTGAATTGATTCAATGCAAAACTTCTCACAAAACCTGCCATTTCTTGCCGCATTTCCATAGAACGTTTCACTAACCATTGAATAACTGGGAATATATGAATACAATCTAAACCTTGTATTTGATGTGGTTCTATTCGATATGGACAGTTCATTTTGGGGAGCATGGCTACAATTTTCTCTGTTAAAGAActgcaatattttacaaaatatataaaagttgtttaaagaaaatttttatattaaaaaaatgcaattaaataacatCTCTTAtgcattcataaaaattaaaattttcaatatatataaaacatacattttttgacCAATGGTAAGATTCTCTTGAAAAAGTAAATCCACATCTACGTCAAAGTTGCATGATTTGATACACCAAGTCATTCCACCAATAACCTATTCCaacatatcatttataaaactgtatataaaataaaaataaaattaaaaataattcacaaaccttatcaaaatttgataaacCTTTTATCCGTGCTCTAAAGTAACCTGCTGCAACAAGTAAGTCAATAATCTCTTGAAATTTAGTAGTTTGTTCCTCATCTTCGCGTACATCAGCCtgaagagagagggggagagagagagatgtattattaaacattcaaataaatataattctacattAGAATCAAATCAATCAAActctatttaatttcataaatgataatcttatcaaataatacctagaatattttcttaatatgtacaaaattaatgttatttttttttattatttgacaaatgaaaagaaagtttataaaagaaacaaattatatattattaaatattttcttatattatttcctataatatttacaatttcttaATGATGTGCACGCACACCTATTCATCCATgcacatttataatatcagtaaataaaaatgtacacatatcatacatgtatgtatatctctAGCCTTCACTCAAAAAGGtgtcaaataaatgtatttgataaagctatacaataaatatcaagcgatagagaaaaatacatctattcaataatatacaacaatatgtaattgtggatgtatttaatatttaattttaatatatcaaatttttagagtgcacataaattttcctagtacttaattaatttaacagatatgtatatattttgcaatgcaTACCTCCGTACTTTCAGAAGTTCTTGATAATCTTTTCGGTACATCATTCAACATACTACGATTTTTGACAGTTGCTGCCATACGTTACTACACAGCTGATTCCTTAAACATCTATAGTTCACGTTACATGATCTGTAGATTTTCAGTACTGACAGTATCGGAACACGAGGGGTTAGATatgttcattatttataactacTCTAGCACTGGTTATTCCAGTATAGGATTTGTCTAGTATAGACTAGAAGATGCACTTCCTacactttttttacaataaagaatAGACAGGAAAAGTATGCAAAGAGCACATCTCTAGGTACGAACTCTCTATGATTTTCCAATACGTTTGGAATTTAGTGATTTCTTTTTACGTTTCTTGGGGACTTTCGGCAGGCGTAAACAATTTCCAACAGTGGCCTTCACCGACCTTAATCCTGCGATTGACATTTGACACGGTTTGTTGTATATTATTAGTGATTAGCCGggcgttttaaaataatttcgtattaAATTACGTCACTGTGCTCCGCGTCGTTTACGCTCAGTGTTATTGATATCCATACTTAGTGCCATCGTTATTTTCCGCGCCATTGTTTGTTGTCGTCATCGTTTCTACGTTACTTTACCCTAAGTAGAGAAAGAGGTTATTTTTGGCGATGGGAAACGTTCATACTTGCGGTCCGAATGAAGCTCTTGTGGTATCGGGTaagtgtttttttaatttcttaatggACATCAGAACGTGCAATCTCAAATACTGCGACATGCGATTTTGGAGTTgctttgcaatattattggATTGCCCTATAGTAACCATTAATAGTCTCTAATTGATACTCGGTAAACAGTTTAAttccatataaaaatgtttataaaacgtTTGAAATCTTATATCGTGAACATTTGCCTCAAACTCAATCATTTAACTTCaccaatttatataaataatatgaaatagtaTAGTAACTTTCTACAATGCCTATTTTGCTGTAGATTTTGAgttttctttgtaaattaaaacaaataaatgagTAGAG
The genomic region above belongs to Cataglyphis hispanica isolate Lineage 1 chromosome 7, ULB_Chis1_1.0, whole genome shotgun sequence and contains:
- the LOC126851206 gene encoding coiled-coil domain-containing protein 93 codes for the protein MAATVKNRSMLNDVPKRLSRTSESTEADVREDEEQTTKFQEIIDLLVAAGYFRARIKGLSNFDKVIGGMTWCIKSCNFDVDVDLLFQENLTIGQKISLTEKIVAMLPKMNCPYRIEPHQIQGLDCIHIFPVIQWLVKRSMEMRQEMAGFVRSFALNQFNKKHSFSENIENGAITNKTVIKNIHLVKKAYEPRRLFRQKEGFIKDESSRFIGTVLEYEAPFDAIKTTSVLTKSKSNNSKHELNNEKNEKNTTEQITAALAIIEENSMRLSVNTVGNIVDIQVQEIAKATEKYAAMSISKTEDSGITDMSHALIALYKQKATLQSRICKLTKERDGLLNKLTEIIEKIKEHRAKREAIENSFKKIQEIGINDNDSVFKRLEELLSVHDGLKEQEHNFREQCKSDLNLFRDLLQEVEDDAPAEEEDCVKEYKEQKEAVIRMRLQLAKKNRIIASLMRQMDDVPGRSELTQYQRRFMELYNQVSAKHKETKQYYTLYNTLDDTKLYISKELSLLNSIQDNYNEAMASSSGKEQFLKQFETIVAGVKRNKGMVEKRCTDEKNRRDALSRQLVILIEQQRKYVAAVRQLTIECRKNEALLAQLRGP
- the LOC126851201 gene encoding protein HIRA homolog, which translates into the protein MKLVKPNWVTHDGYPIFSIDIHPDGRRFATGGQGGDSGRVVIWNMVPVIDETAELDSNVPKMLCQLDNHLACVNCVRWSNSGLLASGGVDKLIMIWRLSGSGGSSIFGGKASVEAWRCIATLRSHEADVLDLAWAPHSPWLASASVDNSVIVWDASKFPAVVAVLKGHTGFVKGITWDPVGKYLASQSDDKTLRVWHTTDWTEAALISEPFDECGGTTHVLRLSWSPDGQYLVSAHAMNGGGPTAQIIERDGWTQDKDFVGHRKAVTCVRFNGNILQKKQPGSSKPQQYCCVAIGSRDRSLSVWLTSLKRPLVVIHELFTHSVLDASWSPCGLRLTACSWDGTAVFIEFTQQELGQPLDPAEQSSLHERLYGKPLVQGSCMVMEAPELLNLKPPVSNQSLQMPSAPSIPPTTNSSTTLVKGPINKQIETRTSDGKRRITPMFIPPPADTTDTNISSSLGTQTFTSKVQTKSLIVIEKRNDVVAPNVTSSSVKSAAVDVPAVSLTLKRKEQTTPKIHHSSPNKKPKFVSEKTGGQMLLPPLKPSSSLSQQAGHYAVTVTNSQGLAHLQVFRGTDSESTWDLYLGYSAVALAASPAVIALGLEDGSLHTFHPVKGSRPAPPLAPPAPLAKLHAVGNAVMVISSCGAVRVWEIGNTCRMIVSTSAAHLAAPGTSLLSCTLYNGMPHIAFTNARAYIYHKDMGTWLLIGDSQDPVWRWSSFNVLSTSGNRAPRGPLSSLQEGLLRTAGNTLPNPRLPHSAPSVVSYLEQQLLASKALGSAQEYVYWLMALVSFLLTQDGLEKRLRLILDDLLGPSHTSASKSMWEPVILGIKKHKLLGDVLAIIGSHLRWQRLYLEYSEQLTTLKNQNQIN